The Deltaproteobacteria bacterium genome has a window encoding:
- a CDS encoding acyl-CoA dehydrogenase family protein, translating to MSLPDRNNPYSFNPFLEWRKKADYYEEDAFLKKMIRLYAGDGADKVEREAREFSKKASFRWRDFSERIATPDRRPAMMHYDGHGNRIDRIVRPYETEVMEREVFSEAWFSHKTSAWTRFVKFYLLSQNGEAGVSCPLTCTWGLASVLEKFADTPETRHILRHIKDGMEGDFAIGAQFVSEIQGGSDVPANLLEAVEENGQWRLYGAKFFCSAAHADYAAITAKPRGSETVALFVLPMWLPGDKEREIRNSCTIDRIKWKMGTAELPTAEMTFNGSLAYPVGPLNRGVASVVGIVLTYSRLAIAIGMAGGMARGLREIKKYAEFRTVFGMAIKDWPMAAVQLRKNERYALRTIAGNFAVYEKFIDLPGGLALGLATDEPLALKRRRFDVRQLVMLQKITVAQDACDMSRLGISVFGGHGVMEDFSSFPRMFRDGLVNELWEGPRNVLLTQLFLDFQRARSWYPPEEFIGCIMKGADEALVDEYGKELLDLMQTPHFFDMDEKTMDVCERWDDFCARLFHAYQDLALARAESA from the coding sequence ATGTCCCTTCCTGATAGAAACAATCCTTACAGCTTCAACCCCTTTCTTGAATGGCGGAAAAAAGCCGATTACTACGAAGAGGACGCCTTCCTCAAAAAGATGATCCGCCTCTACGCCGGAGACGGGGCCGACAAGGTGGAGCGGGAGGCTCGGGAATTCTCCAAAAAGGCATCTTTCCGGTGGCGGGATTTTTCCGAAAGGATAGCAACCCCGGACAGGCGGCCAGCCATGATGCATTACGACGGCCACGGAAACCGCATCGACCGTATAGTGCGCCCGTATGAAACCGAGGTCATGGAAAGGGAGGTCTTTTCCGAGGCATGGTTTTCGCATAAAACCTCGGCCTGGACCCGTTTCGTAAAGTTCTACCTTTTAAGCCAGAACGGCGAGGCCGGGGTATCCTGCCCTTTGACCTGCACCTGGGGCCTTGCCTCGGTTCTGGAAAAATTCGCCGACACCCCCGAAACCCGGCATATTCTTCGCCACATAAAAGACGGCATGGAAGGCGATTTCGCCATCGGCGCGCAGTTCGTCTCCGAAATCCAGGGCGGAAGCGACGTTCCGGCCAATCTCCTGGAAGCCGTGGAGGAAAACGGCCAGTGGCGTCTTTACGGCGCCAAGTTTTTCTGCTCCGCCGCACACGCCGACTACGCCGCCATAACCGCCAAGCCGAGGGGCTCCGAAACCGTGGCTCTTTTCGTTTTGCCCATGTGGCTTCCGGGCGACAAGGAAAGGGAAATCCGCAACTCCTGCACAATTGACCGCATCAAGTGGAAGATGGGCACGGCAGAGCTTCCCACAGCCGAGATGACCTTCAACGGCTCGCTGGCCTATCCCGTGGGGCCCTTGAACCGGGGAGTGGCCAGCGTGGTGGGCATCGTGCTCACCTATTCGCGCCTGGCCATCGCCATCGGTATGGCGGGCGGCATGGCCCGTGGCCTGCGGGAAATCAAAAAGTACGCGGAATTCCGCACCGTCTTCGGCATGGCCATCAAGGACTGGCCCATGGCCGCTGTCCAGCTCCGGAAAAACGAGCGCTACGCCCTTCGCACCATAGCGGGAAACTTCGCGGTCTATGAAAAGTTCATTGATCTGCCCGGCGGCCTTGCCCTGGGCCTTGCCACCGACGAGCCCTTGGCCCTCAAAAGGCGGCGCTTCGACGTCCGCCAGCTCGTGATGCTCCAGAAGATAACCGTGGCCCAAGACGCCTGCGACATGTCCCGCCTGGGGATCAGCGTTTTCGGCGGGCACGGGGTGATGGAGGACTTCTCCTCCTTTCCGCGCATGTTCCGGGACGGGCTCGTGAACGAGTTGTGGGAGGGCCCGCGAAACGTGCTTCTCACCCAGCTTTTTTTGGATTTCCAGCGCGCGCGCTCCTGGTATCCGCCGGAGGAATTCATCGGTTGCATCATGAAAGGCGCGGACGAAGCCCTTGTGGACGAATACGGAAAAGAGCTTTTGGATCTGATGCAGACCCCGCACTTTTTCGACATGGACGAGAAAACCATGGACGTCTGCGAGAGGTGGGACGATTTCTGCGCAAGGCTCTTCCACGCCTACCAGGACCTTGCCCTGGCCAGGGCGGAGAGCGCCTGA